A stretch of the Vitis riparia cultivar Riparia Gloire de Montpellier isolate 1030 chromosome 13, EGFV_Vit.rip_1.0, whole genome shotgun sequence genome encodes the following:
- the LOC117927596 gene encoding histone H4 produces the protein MSGRGKGGKGLGKGGAKRHRKVLRDNIQGITKPAIRRLARRGGVKRISGLIYEETRGVLKIFLENVIRDAVTYTEHARRKTVTAMDVVYALKRQGRTLYGFGG, from the coding sequence ATGTCAGGCCGTGGAAAGGGAGGCAAAGGGCTGGGCAAGGGAGGAGCAAAGCGCCATCGGAAAGTTCTCCGGGACAACATTCAGGGTATCACGAAGCCGGCGATACGAAGATTGGCTAGGAGAGGAGGTGTGAAGAGAATCAGTGGGCTGATCTACGAGGAAACCAGGGGCGTTCTGAAGATATTCTTGGAGAACGTGATTCGCGATGCGGTGACGTACACTGAGCACGCCAGGAGGAAGACCGTGACCGCCATGGACGTGGTTTACGCCCTCAAGAGGCAGGGAAGGACTCTTTACGGCTTCGGTGGCTGa